Part of the Microbulbifer salipaludis genome is shown below.
CAACAGGATCACGGCGGTGTGGCGTTTGAGCGCTTTACCGAGCGGGGCCCCATGGCATTGTTGCCGCTGCCGCAGCGCGATGGCGGGCATCGGGCGGCGCTGGTATGGACCTGTGAGGAAGGTGACTGGGAGCGGGTTGCCGGGCTTTCCGAGAAGGACTTTCTGAGTCACCTGCAACAGACCTTCGGCTGGCGTGCCGGACGTTTCGTGCGCGCCGGGCAGGTACAGGGCTACCCGCTAAAATTATCCCTGGCGCGCGAGCAGGTGCGCCGTGGGCTGGCGCTGGTGGGCAACTGTGCGCATTTTCTGCACCCGGTGGCTGGCCAGGGATTCAATCTGACCCTGCGCGACTGCGACGCCCTGGCGCGCGTTATCGGCCGCGCAATGTCGGAGCCGGGAGCGGATTTCCGGCAATCTGGCCCGGGCGAGCTAAACTTACTTGAGGCTTATTGGCGCGAACGTCAACATGACCAGCAGTTGACCATCGGTTTCAGTGACCGCATCCCGCCACTTTTCGCCTCCCGCAGTCTGTTGCTTGGGGGGCTGCGTCAGGCGGGGCTGCTGGGCCTGGCCCTGGCACCCGCCCTGCGTGCTGGTTTTGCCCGTCAGGCTGCTGGACTTGCGCTCTAACCACACTATAACGGTGGATCTTGCAATGGCGGACAAGGGCCTGTCCGCGCCCTCGAATTTTTTCCCGGAGAACAACGGCCTATGAACAGACAGCGAATGGACGTGACCATCGTCGGCGGTGGCATGGTGGGGATGGCACAGGCGGCTTTGCTGGCGGTGCGACACCCACAGATGCGTATTTCGCTGCTGGAGGCATCGAACACGGACCCGCAGGTTCACGAGGATCGCTACGATGCGCGGGTGGTGGCGCTTACCGAAGCGTCGCGCAAGCTGTTGGAGGAGGTGGGTGCCTGGCAGCTGTTCGCCGGCAAGCGCGAATGCCCGTACACCCAGATGCGGGTGTGGGACGCGGAAGGCACCGGCTCCGTGTGGTTTGATTGCCGCGATGTGAAATTGCCCAACCTCGGGCATATCGTGGAAAACAGTGTGATTCTCGCCGCCCTGCGCGAGCGTATCGCAGAATTAAGCAACATCGACCTGGTGACCGGCTTCAAGCTGGAGAGCTGGTGGCGGGATTGTGGCCTGTGGCATCTGCAGGCGCGGAGCCCGGAGCGGGATGTGGTCGAGGGGCTGGATAACCAGTCCCCGGTACTGACCACCCGCCTGTTGATCGGTGCCGATGGCGCGCGCTCGCGGGTGCGCGATCTGCTGCGTATCCGCACTCGCGATGTGGAGTATCAACAAACCGCGCTGGTGTGTGTGGCGCGCTGTGAGAAACCGCATCAGTCGACGGCCTGGCAGCGCTTTCTGGACACCGGCCCATTGGCGTTTCTGCCGCTCGCCGGGCTGGGGGATGATCGCCACTGCGCCGTGGTCTGGTCCGCAGACGACAGCCTGGCGCGCGAGCTGGTGATGCTCGATGACAAGGCGTTTGCCCTTAATCTGGAGAAGGCCTTTGAAAGCCGCCTCGGCGCCATCGAGTCGGTCAGCGAGCGGTTTTCGTTCGCGTTGCGGGCGCGTCATGCGGAATCGTATTTTGGCCCCGGTGCTGTGTTGATTGGCGATGCGGCTCACAATATTCATCCGCTCGCGGGACAAGGGGTGAACCTTGGGTTTATGGATGTGCTGGTGCTGAGTGAGGAAATTGACCGCGCACTGAAGCGGGATATTTCTCCGGCGCATGCCTCCGTACTTACTCGATATCAGCGTCGTCGCCGCGGCGAAAATGCGGCGACCCTCAAGGCCATGAGCACGTTCAAATCCCTGTTTGGCGCTGGTGATCTGCACTGGCGCTGGCTGCGTAATACCGGGCTGAGCATGGTGGACGCGAGCCCACTGCTCAAAAAACGCATCATCATGCGCGCCATGTCGGTGTGAGGCGTTTGCAGGGTTGCCCAGGCCATGAAGAAACGCGGCACACACGCCGCGTTTTTTGTGCCCGCTGCCACTGCGCCGGAATCCGTCGGGGAAATTTGATAGAGTCCCGCCATCGCATCGTTTTATTCGAGTAGGCCCCAATTTGAGTCACTGGATCACCATTTGTGAATTTCCCCTGAGCAAAGACCTGTCTGCGGTGGCGGACTTTATTCAGCGGCACCAGCTGCCCCTGCGTATCAGCGAGGAAAACAATCACCAGTGTGTGGCGAGCCTGGCCCCGCAACTGGTGGAACCCATGGGACAGTTGCTGGCGCGCTGGCAGGCGGGAGAAGTCGATCTCGCGCAGATCCAGGTGCATACCTACGATGAAGCGGCTCCCGCGGGGGAGTCGGCTGCAGGCGAGGATGCGCAGGGCGCGGGAGAGAACACCGGGGAGGCGCCGGCATCGAATACGCAGGGCGAGGCGCCCGTGTCGGTGATTCCGCAGTGGTCGCTGCGGCAGACACCCGTCAGTTTGGTGTTAATCGCGTTGTGTTTTATCGGCTGGTTGATGTTGCGCCAGGGTTGGGCGGAGCCGCTGGTTATTTTCCCGCAGGGCGCCGGTGACTTTGGTGCGGCGCAATCGTCCCTTGCCTGGCATTTGTCGCGGGGGGAATTCTGGCGTTTGTGGACCCCGGCTATCGTGCATTTTTCACTGCCCCACGCGCTGTTTAACGCGCTCGGGGTGTGGATTGTGGGGCGTTCGCTGGAGGCCCGTGCCGGCAGCGGGTGGTTTGCCCTGCTGGTTCTACTGAGTGCGCCCGTTTCTAACCTGACCCAGTATTACTGGGCGCCGCAGAATTTGTTTGGCGGCATGTCCGGGGTGGTGTACGCGCTGATCGGCGCTGCGTTTGTTATTCAGCGCTGGCAGCCGCAGTGGCGCGATGTGCCGCCGTCACTGATTTGGATCGCGCTGGTATGGTTGCTGGTCTGCATGGCGGGTATCGTCGATTACTTCATTCCCGGTGGCATCGCCAATGCCGCGCATATCGGCGGCTTTGCCGCTGGCCTGCTGCTCGCCCTTGTGTTCTGTCTGGGCGGTGGTGCTCGCCGCTATTTTTCCGCTACCGATGCGCGTCGTGACAACGACACAGCCAACAATCGACAAGAATTCTGACCGACCATGCTGCTACTGATTACTTATGTGCTGATTGCCCTCGGGTTCTCTTTTCTGTGTTCGATTGCCGAGGCGGTTATCCTCAGTGTTACGCGCCCCTATGTGAGCCTGCTGGAGCGGGAGGGACACCGGTCCGGGCGTGTATTGCGCACGCTGAAAGAGGATATCAATGCGCCGCTGGCGGCGATCCTCACACTGAATACCGTCGCCCATACGGTGGGTGCCGCCGGTGCCGGCGCGCAGGCCGCGGCCGTATTCGGCAATCAATATCTGGGCATTGCCTCGGCGGTGCTTACCCTGCTGATTCTGGTGTTTTCCGAAATTATTCCGAAGACATTGGGTGCGGTGTACTGGCGGCAGCTGGCACCGGCCACCGCGTATGTACTGCGCTACCTGGTGATTGTGCTGAAGCCGTTTGTGTGGCTTTCCGAGCGGTTGACACGCGGGCTCGCCCACGGACCCACACTGACGGGATTCAGCCGCGAAGAGTTTGCGGTGATGGCGCAAATCGGCGAGGCCGAAGGTCAGCTGGAGCGACACGAGTCCAGTATTCTGCACAACCTGTTTTTTACCCTGCGCGATCATACGGTGCGCGAGGTGATGACACCGCGCACTGTGGTTTTTTCCCTGTCACAGGATATGACCGTGGCGGATGCCTATGAGCAGGTGGAGAAAAGTCGTTTCTCACGTATCCCGGTGTACGAGCAGGACGACCCGGATCTGGTGGTGGGCTTTGTACTGAAGCAAGACCTGTTGCAGGCCTATGCCCGCGGTGAAGTCGAGGACACCCTGCGCAGCCTGCGCCGGGATCTGCTGATGCTGCCGGAAACCGCCGCCATCTATCAGGTGTTTCACAAAATGCTCGCCAGGCGCGTGCAGATCACCGCCGTGGTAGACGAGTACGGCAGCCTCGAAGGCCTGGTGACTCTCGAAGATATTCTGGAAACCCTACTGGGCGAGGAAATCGTCGACGAGGCGGACAAAACCCCGGACCGTCAGGCGCTGGCGAAACGCCTGTGGCGCTGGCGCTCGAAGCGCTATGGTTTGCTGGTGGACGAGATGGCGCAGCGGGAGCAGGAGGGCGAGGACCCCGAGGATCTGTTGCGCGAAGAGATCCGGCGGCAGCTGGATGAAGATGAGGCGGCGTCACCGACCTCGGATGCTGAGGCCGGCAGCACAAATAAAAATGCCAGGGGACGTGACGAGCAGTAATAACGGCATCGGCTTGCTGCCCCGGTGTTCGCAAGTCCCGGCACCTAGCGCGCCGGGTCGATGGTCTCTCCCAGGCTATTGTTCACACGGAACCAGCCGGTAACGCTGTAGCGCGGACGGTGGCTGGTGAGCACTTCGTGGGGAAATTCCTCGGAAAGGAAAATCACCATCTGCCCAAAACGCGGTGCGACTTTTTCGATGACCGTATCGCTGTCCGGGGCATAGATCTGTAGCTCGCCACCGTCTTTGGGCTGCCAGTTGGGGGTGAGGTACAGCACGGTACTCACGATCCGGTTGGTGTCGCCCTTGAATGCGTCCAGGTGCTTTTTGTAGTAGCTGCCGCGGTTGTAGCGGGCGTAGTGGCACTCGTAATCAAACAATCCCAGGAACAGCCGGCGGTTCAAACCCAGCCGCAGGGTTTCCGCCCAGCTTAGATAGGCGGCAACCGCCGGGTTGCTTCGGTCCAGCCAGAAAATTTCATCGGTGCGTACAAACTGGTTGAGCTGGTGCTCCTGCTCCCGGCCGATGCCTGCAGCCTGGAAACGCGCGCGGTCGATGGAGCGGAAATGCCGCAGCAGCGATCCCAGTAAGGCCGGCGGCAATGGTGCGGACAATACGATGTAACCGGTCTCCCGCAGTGCGCTGGCAATCTGGTCGAGGGGGTCGTGGTCGTCGGGGCCGCGTTGCCAAATGTTGTCCACGGGGGATTCCGCGGCGGGTGCCGCAGAGTAAAGCGCTGTATTCAATTCGGTCGATTCCGAGTGTGCTGTGCAGGGGACTGGCCGGGCCAGCGGGTGCTGGCAAGGATGTGGCCATGGGGCACAGGGGTTGATCAGGGCGGCTTTTATACCGCCGCTGGCCCCGGGGCGCCAGCAAATAATTGCCGCAGCAGGCGCGTGGATAACCGGCTAGGTCAGGTCCCAGCCGGTGAGCAGCACCGCAATCGTCACTGCGCCAATCAGCAGGTTCATGGGAATGCCCACTTTCAGGTAATCGGAGAACACGTAACCGCCTGGACCGTACACCATCAGGTTGGTCTGGTAGCCCAGCGGGGTGGCGAAACTCGCCGAGGCCGCCATCATCACCGCGAACATGAACGGCTCCGGGTTGAGGCCCGCGGCGGCAGTAATCTGCAGCACGATGGGTACCATGATAATGGCCGCCGCATTGTTGGTGACCATTTCCGTGAGCAGCGAGACGCACAGGTAAACCAGGATCAGCATCAGCCAGGGGTGGCCATAAGACAGCGAGATCACGCCTTCGGCCAATACCGCGGCCACCCCGGTTTTCTGCAGGGCAACCCCCAGGGCAAAGGACGCGGCGATGGTGATCAGCACCGGCAGGTCGAGGCTTTTTTGTGCCTGGGCCACCGAGCAGCAGCGGGTGACGAGCATGGCGCCCGCACCGATCAGCGAGGCATTCAGCATGCTGATCAGGCCGCTGCCCGCGGCGAGCACCATGGCGATGAGTATCAGCCAGGCGGTGACCCCTTTTTCGTGCCGCGGGCTCTCCGCCTCCAGGTCGTTGATCAGCAGGAAATCTTTGCTGTAGCGCTGGCGCAACACAAAGCCCGGGCGGGCTTCCAGCAACAGGGAGTCCCCCGCCTTTAGTTTGATGCTGCCGAGATTGCCTGCTACCCGCTGCCCTTCCCGGGCCACCGCCAGTACCGCCGCGCCATAGCGTTTGCGAAAATCGGCTTCGCGGATACTTCGACCAATCACCTCGCAGTGCGGCGACACCACCGCTTCCACCAGTCGCCGCTCCTCCACCCCGGAAGGTTGCGCGTCGTGTTCATCGTGGTGGTCCGAGGGCACAATGCCGCGCACCCGCAGCAGGTCGGAAATGGCTTCGGTGTCTCCGGCGAACACCAGCCGATCGCCGCCGCGCAGGACTTCCTCCGAGCGCACCGGGGCAATGATCTGGCCGGCGCGGTCGATTTCCACCAGATACACCCGGCGCAATCCGCGCAGGCCGGCGTCTTCCACCGTCTTGCCAACCAGCGGGCCGCTGCTGTCGATGGCCACCTCAAGGGTGAATTCCCGCAGGTTGCCGAAGGGTTTCTGCTCGCGTCTGTCCGGTAGCCAGCGGGGGAAGAACACCAGCATGAACACGATACCCACCAGCGCGGCGGGCAGCCCCACGGCGGCGATGGAAAACAGGGAGAAGCCCTCGTTGCCGGTAATGGCCTGGTACTGGCCGTTAACCACCAGGTTAGTGCTGGTGCCAATCAGGGTGAGGGTGCCGCCCAGGATGGCACCGTAACTGAGGGGAATCATCAGCTTGGAAGGGGCGACATCAATCCGCTTGGCCCAGGCGTTGAGGGCGGGAATCATGGTGGCGACCACCGGGGTGTTGTTGAGGTAGCCAGACAGTGCCACCACCGGGGCGAATACCCGCAACATGGCCGCGCGCACCGTACCGGGGCGCCCCAGCAGGTGTTTCACCAGCATGTCGATGCCGCCAGACGCGTGGATGCCGGCGGCCACCACGAACATGGCCGCCACGGTGATCAGGCCGCTGTTACTGAAACCGGATAGGGCTTCTGCGGGCGAGAGTATGCCAGTGACACTCAACAGGGTGAGTGCCGCCATCATCACCAGGTGGGCCTGAATGCGCGTGGCGATCAGTGTGGCCAGTACGGCGAAAACGAGAAAAAGGGAAAACCAGCCAGACCAATCCATAGCAGCATGTGTTTATTGTGGGGCAGTTGACGGGTAAACCTACTGCAAAGCCACTGGCACCAAAAGTTATTTTTTCGCATATTGATAGAACCCTGCCAATAGCGCTGCCCTGCTTTTCTCCCTTTGCTGCGTGCAGACTGCTTCATAAGCGCCAGAGGATAATATTTTCCACTACTGCTGCTAGGCTTTGCAGAGTATTGGCATCTGGTAACGGCCGTCGCGCCGCCGGTAGAATACGCGGCTTTCCGGCAGGGCGCCTGGCAGGCCCAGGCGATACGCCGCAGGCGGCCCGCGCCTTCATCGGGACAGTCACAGTTCAAACACGGGATTCAGCACAGAATGGGAAATAAAACCGCGCTTTACGATGCCCACGTTGCCATGGGCGGCAAAATGGTGGATTTCGGTGGCTGGGATATGCCGCTGCATTACGGTTCACAGCTCGACGAACACCACAAGGTGCGCAAGGGCGCGGGCATGTTCGATGTGTCCCATATGACCGTGGTGGATGTGGATGGCGAAGGCGCACGGGACTTCCTGCGCACGCTGCTGGCCAACGATGTGGCCAAGCTGGACGGCAACCCGGGCAAGGCGCTCTATACCGGTATGCTGAACGATCAGGGCGGTGTGGTGGATGACCTGATTGTCTACCTGCGCGATCCGGGCTACCGCGTGGTTGTAAACTGCGCCACTCGGGAAAAAGACCTGGCGTGGATGAACCAGCAGGCAAGCGCCTTTGAGGTGACCCTGAGCGAGCGTCCGCACCTGGCGATGATCGCCATCCAGGGGCCGGACGCGATCGACAAGGTGAAGGACGTAATGGGCATCGACTGGACGGCGGCGATCGACGGCCTCAAGGTGTTCAACAGTTTCGCGCGCGGTGACTGGTTCGTGGCGCGCACCGGCTATACCGGCGAAGACGGCCTCGAAATCATGCTCAACAACGAGGATGCCCCTGGCTTCTGGCACGCCCTGGCAGACGCCGGTGTGGCGCCCTGCGGGCTGGGAGCGCGCGATACCCTGCGCCTGGAAGCGGGTATGAACCTGTACGGCCATGAGATGGACGATGACACCTCGCCGTTGCAGGCCAACATGGCCTGGACCATTGCATGGGAACCGCAGGATCGCACGTTTATCGGCCGCGAGGCACTCGAGCAGGAAAAAGCTGCCGGTGTGGAGAACAAACTGGTGGGCCTGGTGTTGGAAGAGCGCGGTGTTCTGCGCGCCGGGCAGCAGGTTGTGGTGGACGGCACCGATCGCCGCGGTATCATCACCAGCGGCACCTTCTCCCCCACCCTGGGCTTCTCGATCGCCATGGCCCGGGTGCCGGTGAGTGTGGGAGATACCGCACAGGTAGAGATTCGCAACAAGCTGATCCCGGTGCGGGTGGTAAAACCGAGCTTTGTGCGCAACGGCAAGTCGCTGGTGTAAGCACCGGGCTGGAGCTTGCGCTCCAGCCATTGCGTGATTTTCTGGATATCCGTTTTTAAATAGACCGTTTACAGCTAATTTTGAGCTTTTTTGAGGGAAGAACCCATGAGCGAGATTCGCAGCGAACTGAAATACGCCTCCAGCCACGAGTGGGCGCGCCTGGAAGAAGATGGCACCGTAACCGTGGGCATCAGCGACCACGCGCAGGACTCCCTGGGTGATGTGGTGTATGTGGAAACCCCGGAAGTAGGGCAGACCCTGTCCGCGGGTGAAGAGGCCGGTGTGGTTGAGTCGGTGAAAGCCGCTAGCGACATCTACGCGCCGATTTCCGGCGAAGTGATTGCGGTCAATGAAGCGCTGGAAGACGAGCCGGAAACCGTCAACTCCAGCCCGTACGACGATGGCTGGTTTTTCAAGGTCAAGCCGAGCGACGAGAGCGAGCTGGACAAGCTGCTGGACGCCGATGCGTACAAGGCGGAAGCGGACGAGGGCTAAGTTTCCCTTCTGTTTCCGAAACAAAAACGCCGGGCATTGCGCCCGGCGTTTTTGTTTGAATGGTGGGCCTTAATGAAAAGGGCTAGCGCCGTTCTAGCTGGAGTTCTCTTCTGTCTGCTGTGGCTGCACCAGCCCGCCTATGCCCAGATCCTGTAAATACCCGCGCAGTTTTTCCTCAATCTGTTCCGGGCATTCCATTTTCAGTACCTGCTGTAACAGGCGGTCCAGATCCGATTTATTGATTTCCCGCAGAGCGGCTTTTACCCGCGGCAGGTTGGTGGCGTTCATGGAGAGCACGTCGTAACCCATGGCAACGAGCAGCAGTGCACCGCCCGGATCGCCCGCGAGCTCGCCGCAAATGCCTACCTTGGTGCTGGTTTCATGGCCCGCGGTCACCACCTGCAACAGCGCCTGCAGCACCGCCGGATGGAAACTGTGGTAGATACCCGCCACGCGGCTGTTGTTGCGATCCACGGCCAGCAGGTACTGGGTCAGGTCGTTGCTGCCCACCGACATGAAATCGACTCGCTTGGCCAGTTCCCGCGCCTGGTACACCGCCGAGGGCACCTCGATCATGATGCCGAGCGGAGGGCGCTGGATGGCGTAACCTTCGTCGACCAGTTCATCGTAGGCACGATCCACGAGTTTGCGCGCGGCTTCCAGTTCGCCCACGCCGCTGATCATCGGCAACATGATGCGCAGGTTGTCGAGGCCCAGGCTCGCTTTCATCATGGCGCGCACCTGCCCCAGGAAAATTTCCGGATGGTCCAGGGTGACACGGATGCCGCGCCAGCCCAGGAAGGGGTTGGTTTCCTCGATGGGGAAGTAGGTGAGTGCCTTGTCGCCACCGATATCCAGGGTGCGCATGGTCACCGGGCGCGGGGCGAAGGCCTGCAACTGTTCGCGGTAAATTTCCCGCTGCTCCTCTTCCGAGGGGAAGCGGTCGCGCAGTAGAAACGGCACTTCGGTGCGGTACAGGCCAACGCCCTCGGCGCCGCGCTCCAGCGAGCGTACTACGTCTGCCATCAGGCCCGTGTTCACCCACAGGCGGATGCGGTGGCCATCGGCGGTTTCACAGGGGAGCTTGGCAAGGTGGTCCAGGTTGCGCGCCAGCTCGCGCTCCTCTTCCACAATGGCATCGTAGCGGCGCCTGAGTTCCGGGCTGGGGTGGATATGCAGCTCACCGCGGTAGCCATCTACCACCAGGTCGACGCCGTCGATCTGTTCCCAGGGCAGCTCCTGCGCCCCCATCACCGCGGGTACGCCCATGGCGCGGGCAATAATGGAAACGTGGCTGTTGGACGAGCCTTTGATGGATACCAGCCCGGCGAGTTTTTCGCGCGGCACATCCGCCAGTACCGAGGCGGTGAGCTCTTCGCCGATCAGGATGGTGTTGTCGGGGTATTCGCGCAGGCTGTGTTCCTGCTGGCGCAGGTGCATCAGCACCCGTGCACCGAGGTCGCGTACGTCTGCGGCGCGCTCGCGGAAGTAGGAATCCGACATGGCCTCAAAGCGCCGTACATGTTCCAGCATGACTTCCGCCCAGGCGCGGCTGGCGGTCAGCTGCTGGCGAATGCGCTCACACACTTCAACGGCGATGGAGCTGTCGTCAAGCATGCTGATATAGGCGTCGAACAGGGCGCGCTCTTCTTTGTTCAGGTCGTTCTTCAGGCGCTCGCCTACATCGCGGATCTCATCTCGTGCGGCCGCCAGAGACTGGTAGAACAGCTTGAGCTCGGCGTCCACGTCCATGGTGCAGGCGTAAGGCACGGTCGCCAGGTTGGCCGGCGGCGCAACAATGTGCGCGCGGCCGATGGCGATACCCGGGGAGGCGGCGAGGCCGACAAACTTCGCCTCGCTACGCTGCTGCCCCATATTGATAAGTGCGCCGGTGGCTTCGGCGTGGGCGATGACCCCGGCGAGCTGCGCCGACAGGGTGACCAGAAAGGCCTCTTCACCCTCGTCAAAGCGGCGGCGCTCCGCCTGCTGCACCACGAGTACGCCGAGTACGTTGCGGTGATGGATGATGGGGGTGCCGAGAAACGCGGAGTAGCGCTCCTCGCCGGTGGCGGGGAAGTACTGGAATGCGGGGTGGGCCTCGGCGTGTTCGAGGTTGATCGGCTCTTCGCGGGTGGCCACGTTACCCACCAGCCCCTCGCCGGGGGCCAGGTGCACCTGGCCGACGGCATCCTGATTGAGGCCTTCGGTGGCCATCAGGACATAGTTGCCGGATTGCTTATCGCGCAGGTAGACCGAGCAGACGCGGGTGTTCATTACCGTCCGCACCCGACGCACGATGATATCGAGCGCCGTGGTGAGATCCCGGGCGGTGTTTACTTCCTGAACGATACTGCGCAGTAAATCGAGCAAAGTGGCCATCCTCGCCGTACTTGTTCGGCGCCGCGGACTGGCGGCGTCGATCCTGGCTGAGCGTGCCCGCAACGACCGCGGTGGCCCGCATTGGGTGCCGGGTTACTGGTCGCGCTGCAGCCAGCGTCTTTCCAATTGTAATTGTGTGGGCGCCAGCTCGGTGAGCGCGCGCCGGTAGACCTCCCGCTTGAAGGTCACCACTTTGGTCAAAGGGTGCCAGTAACTCACCCATCGCCAGTGATCAAATTCCGGTTTGTAGCCATTGTTGAAGCTGATGTTGCTTTCCTCAGCATTCAGCTGCAACAAATACCACTTTTGTTTTTGCCCGATACAGAGTGGTTCCGAGCGGCGCCGTACCAGCCGCTGGGGCAGCCGGTAGCGCAGCCAGCCGCGGGTGCTGGCGAGCAGGGTAACCTGGCTGCGGGTGAGGCCCACCTCTTCGTAGAGCTCGCGATAGAGTGCCTGTTCGGGAGCCTCACCGGGGTTGATGCCGCCCTGGGGGAACTGCCAAGCGTCTTTGCCGCCTACCCTGCGCGCCCAGAGGGCCTGGCCGCGCTCGTTCAGGACAATGATGCCGACGTTGGGGCGAAAGCCCTCACTGTCGATATTGCTGCTGTTGTCCGTAGCTGCACCAGTGTTTCCCGCGCCCTGGGGGCGGGAAGCTTTTCCGCCGCCGGATTTGTCGTTGCGCGCGGAAGCTCTGGCGGGTCTGCGGCGGTTTTTACGCCCGGCGGGAGTCTGCTTGCCGTCGCCCAAAATGCCGTCCTCAAATTTTGTCGGTGCATTACGCGAGGTAAGGGATACCTCTGCACCGTAATGTCCTGCATTGTTCCACAGCGGCCGATTTACAGCAATTCGGTGAAGCCGGTCGGTGTAACCCCCGTCGTGGCGGGGTAAAATCTGCCGCCTTGGGCGCGCGCAGCGGGTGTAAAGCACTTGCTCGCAAGGGCGCGACGGGGGCGGGTTGGCGCAAAAAGTTGTCTTTTGGGCAACCTGCGCGTCACCGGTGCCCTATAGTCAATAAAGGAGATTTTTGTGCAGCTGGCGATTTTTGACCTGGATAACACCCTGATTGGCGGCGACAGCGATCACGCCTGGGGGGAGTTCCTGGTAACCCGCGAATGTGTGGACGGTGACCGCTTCCGCAGTGAAAACGACCGCTTCTACCGGGATTACCAGCGTGGCGATCTCGACATCTTTGCCTATCTCGCGTTTGCCCTGGAGCCGCTGGCGCAGCTGTCCCGGGGACAGCTGCAAAACCTGCAGCGAGAATTCATGCACGAGGTGATCAGTGATATCTGGTTGCCCCATGCGGAAACCCTGATTCAGCGGCACCGGGACGCAGGTCATCACATCATGATCATCACCGCCACCAATCGCTTTGTGGTTGAGCCCATCGCCACCCGCTTGGGGGTGGATACCTTGCTGGCCACCGAGCCGGAAGAAGTGGATGGTGAATTTACCGGGCGCGTGGCCGGGCACCCCTGCTTCCAGGAGGGCAAGGTGGTGCGGCTGCAGCAGTGGCTGGACCAGTACCCGCGCTACGCAGAAGGTGAGAAGTGGTTTTACAGCGACTCCATCAATGATCTGCCGCTATTGATGCAGGTGGAACACCCGGTGGCCGTGGATCCCGACGCGCAACTGCGCGATGAGGCGCAGGCCCGGGGCTGGCGGGTGATCAGCCTGCGTGGTGGTCAGGAAGATTTTGCCAGTGCCCTGCGCTGGTGACCGAACAGGGCAAGCGCACGATTGCCCTGGCGCACTACTTACCTTCAAACACGTTGCCTTCAAACACGCTCAGTAACCAGTTCGGAAATATCGTGAAAAACGCAGTCATCCAGTCTTTATCGTTCGTTTCCCGGGGACGCTCCCTGACCCTAGCGCTCATCGGCGGCCTGTTGCTGGCTGGCGGTTGCGAGCGCGAGGCCGCGGCACCCGGCCCGGAGAGTGATACCCCCGCGGCGGAGGTGCAGGCGATCAACAAGGCAGCAGCTGAAGCCTATTCCGCCGAGTATTGGCAGGCCGGACAGGCGCAGGTAATCGA
Proteins encoded:
- the ptsP gene encoding phosphoenolpyruvate--protein phosphotransferase, which codes for MLDLLRSIVQEVNTARDLTTALDIIVRRVRTVMNTRVCSVYLRDKQSGNYVLMATEGLNQDAVGQVHLAPGEGLVGNVATREEPINLEHAEAHPAFQYFPATGEERYSAFLGTPIIHHRNVLGVLVVQQAERRRFDEGEEAFLVTLSAQLAGVIAHAEATGALINMGQQRSEAKFVGLAASPGIAIGRAHIVAPPANLATVPYACTMDVDAELKLFYQSLAAARDEIRDVGERLKNDLNKEERALFDAYISMLDDSSIAVEVCERIRQQLTASRAWAEVMLEHVRRFEAMSDSYFRERAADVRDLGARVLMHLRQQEHSLREYPDNTILIGEELTASVLADVPREKLAGLVSIKGSSNSHVSIIARAMGVPAVMGAQELPWEQIDGVDLVVDGYRGELHIHPSPELRRRYDAIVEEERELARNLDHLAKLPCETADGHRIRLWVNTGLMADVVRSLERGAEGVGLYRTEVPFLLRDRFPSEEEQREIYREQLQAFAPRPVTMRTLDIGGDKALTYFPIEETNPFLGWRGIRVTLDHPEIFLGQVRAMMKASLGLDNLRIMLPMISGVGELEAARKLVDRAYDELVDEGYAIQRPPLGIMIEVPSAVYQARELAKRVDFMSVGSNDLTQYLLAVDRNNSRVAGIYHSFHPAVLQALLQVVTAGHETSTKVGICGELAGDPGGALLLVAMGYDVLSMNATNLPRVKAALREINKSDLDRLLQQVLKMECPEQIEEKLRGYLQDLGIGGLVQPQQTEENSS
- the gcvH gene encoding glycine cleavage system protein GcvH; this translates as MSEIRSELKYASSHEWARLEEDGTVTVGISDHAQDSLGDVVYVETPEVGQTLSAGEEAGVVESVKAASDIYAPISGEVIAVNEALEDEPETVNSSPYDDGWFFKVKPSDESELDKLLDADAYKAEADEG
- a CDS encoding HAD-IB family hydrolase, which produces MQLAIFDLDNTLIGGDSDHAWGEFLVTRECVDGDRFRSENDRFYRDYQRGDLDIFAYLAFALEPLAQLSRGQLQNLQREFMHEVISDIWLPHAETLIQRHRDAGHHIMIITATNRFVVEPIATRLGVDTLLATEPEEVDGEFTGRVAGHPCFQEGKVVRLQQWLDQYPRYAEGEKWFYSDSINDLPLLMQVEHPVAVDPDAQLRDEAQARGWRVISLRGGQEDFASALRW
- the rppH gene encoding RNA pyrophosphohydrolase produces the protein MDSEGFRPNVGIIVLNERGQALWARRVGGKDAWQFPQGGINPGEAPEQALYRELYEEVGLTRSQVTLLASTRGWLRYRLPQRLVRRRSEPLCIGQKQKWYLLQLNAEESNISFNNGYKPEFDHWRWVSYWHPLTKVVTFKREVYRRALTELAPTQLQLERRWLQRDQ